The Crocosphaera subtropica ATCC 51142 genome includes a window with the following:
- the argS gene encoding arginine--tRNA ligase gives MTSINEQLTQKFQDALVKSFGEEFKDVDPQVNLARDLRHGDYQANIALPLAKKLGKNPREIAQIIINNLSLNTICENPTIGGPGFINLKLKSSYLETQLKSLYQNQRLGIEKVHNADKVIVDFSSPNIAKEMHVGHLRSTIIGDCIARTLEFLGYEVLRLNHVGDWGTQFGMLITYLKEVYPDALTQADVLEIGDLVNFYKQAKKRFDEDPKFQEAAREAVVKLQSGDEESRKAWQLLCDQSRREFQKIYDRLDVKLIERGESFYNPYLNDVIKALDEQGILEKDQGAQCVFLEGFTNKSGDPLPLIVQKSDGGYNYATTDLAALKYRIQEDKAKRIIYVTDAGQSNHFAQVFQVAKKANFLPDTVDVTHVPFGLVKGEDGKKLKTRSGETVKLKDLLDEAVNYARKDLENRLQAEDRKESEDFINHVAETVGISAVKYADLSQNRISDYIFSYDKMLALQGNTAPYMLYAYARIQSISREGNIDYENLGENIQILLKEDTEIELGKYLLQLNETIKEVEKSLLPNRLCDYLYELSKKFNRFYENCPVLKSDEPVKTSRLLLCDLTARTLKLGLSLLGISVLERM, from the coding sequence ATGACTTCTATTAATGAGCAACTAACCCAGAAGTTTCAAGACGCTTTAGTGAAGTCTTTTGGTGAAGAATTTAAAGATGTTGATCCCCAAGTAAACCTAGCAAGGGATCTTAGACATGGAGATTATCAAGCAAATATTGCCCTTCCTTTAGCCAAAAAATTAGGTAAAAATCCTAGAGAAATTGCTCAAATTATTATCAATAATTTATCCTTAAATACTATTTGTGAAAACCCTACTATTGGTGGTCCAGGTTTTATCAATTTAAAACTGAAATCTAGTTACTTAGAAACTCAATTAAAATCTTTGTATCAAAATCAGCGTTTAGGCATTGAAAAAGTACATAATGCTGATAAAGTCATTGTGGATTTTTCTAGCCCTAATATTGCCAAAGAAATGCACGTGGGACATTTACGATCAACTATTATCGGTGATTGTATTGCTCGTACTTTAGAATTTTTAGGGTATGAGGTTTTAAGACTGAATCATGTGGGAGACTGGGGGACGCAGTTTGGCATGTTAATTACCTATTTAAAAGAAGTGTATCCCGATGCGTTAACTCAAGCGGATGTTTTAGAAATTGGGGATCTGGTTAACTTTTATAAACAAGCAAAAAAACGATTTGATGAAGATCCTAAGTTCCAAGAAGCAGCCAGAGAAGCAGTAGTCAAATTGCAATCAGGAGATGAAGAAAGTCGCAAAGCTTGGCAGTTACTTTGTGATCAATCCCGTCGAGAATTTCAAAAAATATATGATCGTTTAGATGTAAAACTAATAGAAAGAGGGGAATCCTTTTATAATCCTTATTTAAACGATGTTATTAAGGCTTTAGATGAACAAGGAATCTTAGAAAAAGATCAAGGGGCGCAATGTGTTTTCTTAGAAGGATTTACTAATAAATCAGGTGATCCTTTACCTTTAATTGTACAGAAATCTGATGGCGGTTATAACTATGCCACCACAGATTTAGCTGCGTTAAAATACCGTATTCAAGAAGACAAAGCTAAACGGATTATTTATGTAACGGATGCTGGACAATCGAATCACTTTGCCCAAGTATTTCAAGTCGCTAAAAAAGCCAATTTTTTGCCCGATACTGTAGACGTTACCCATGTCCCTTTTGGGTTAGTAAAAGGGGAAGACGGGAAAAAACTAAAAACCCGTTCAGGGGAAACGGTTAAACTAAAAGACTTATTAGATGAAGCCGTTAATTATGCCCGAAAAGACTTAGAAAATCGCTTACAAGCAGAAGATAGAAAAGAGTCAGAAGACTTTATTAATCATGTGGCTGAAACCGTGGGAATTAGTGCAGTCAAGTATGCAGATTTAAGTCAAAATCGGATTAGTGATTATATCTTTAGTTACGATAAAATGTTAGCGTTACAAGGGAATACAGCCCCTTATATGTTGTATGCTTATGCTAGAATCCAAAGTATTAGCCGAGAAGGAAATATTGACTACGAAAATTTAGGAGAAAATATACAAATTCTTCTCAAAGAAGACACCGAAATTGAACTAGGAAAATATCTATTACAACTCAACGAAACCATCAAAGAAGTGGAAAAAAGTTTACTTCCTAACCGTCTTTGTGATTATCTGTATGAACTCAGTAAAAAGTTTAATCGTTTTTACGAGAATTGTCCTGTTTTAAAGTCAGATGAACCTGTGAAAACATCCCGTTTACTACTATGTGATTTAACTGCAAGAACCCTGAAATTAGGGTTATCTTTGTTAGGAATTTCAGTATTAGAAAGAATGTAA
- a CDS encoding GGDEF domain-containing protein, with protein MKKFLHKVIQILDTLPQSLILILSLILVLIITSLDYYIKIDLGISIFYLFPIAVVTWYGNRKIGLIFSFLCSLCWLWAEINMIDNSQLWLEPWNATVRLSFFIIVTYLLSELKAAYEREKKLARTDSLTGAVNRRFFRELLREEIDRLARYNHPFTLAYFDVDNFKMVNDQSGHSKGDYLLNKITTTIELNIRQTDILARLGGDEFALILLEIDYQKANLVLHRIQEQLLLMAEVEKMPISFSIGAITYYIIPQSVDHAIEEVDHLMYDIKHHGKNGLKHKLNDKININK; from the coding sequence ATGAAAAAATTTCTACATAAAGTCATCCAAATCTTAGATACTTTACCTCAATCTCTTATTCTCATTTTATCCTTGATATTAGTGCTTATCATTACCTCTTTAGATTATTACATAAAAATTGATTTAGGCATTTCAATTTTTTATTTATTTCCTATCGCTGTAGTAACATGGTATGGGAATAGAAAAATTGGACTTATTTTTTCTTTCCTCTGTTCTCTATGTTGGTTGTGGGCAGAAATAAACATGATCGATAATTCCCAACTTTGGTTAGAACCGTGGAATGCTACTGTTCGGTTATCTTTCTTTATTATTGTAACCTATTTATTATCAGAACTAAAAGCAGCCTATGAAAGAGAGAAAAAATTAGCCCGTACTGACAGTTTAACAGGAGCAGTGAATAGACGTTTTTTTCGTGAACTTTTACGGGAGGAAATTGATAGACTTGCTCGTTATAATCATCCTTTCACCTTAGCTTATTTTGATGTAGATAACTTTAAAATGGTTAATGATCAATCAGGTCATAGTAAGGGAGATTATTTGTTAAATAAAATCACAACAACTATCGAATTAAATATTAGACAAACAGATATATTGGCTAGACTAGGAGGAGATGAATTTGCCTTAATTTTATTAGAAATAGATTACCAAAAAGCTAATCTTGTTTTACATCGTATTCAAGAACAACTTTTATTAATGGCAGAAGTTGAAAAAATGCCTATCAGCTTCAGTATTGGTGCCATTACTTATTATATAATTCCTCAATCTGTTGATCATGCCATTGAAGAAGTTGATCATTTAATGTATGATATTAAACATCATGGTAAAAATGGGCTAAAACATAAACTTAACGATAAGATAAATATCAATAAATAA
- a CDS encoding alkaline phosphatase PhoX, with the protein MSISRRNFLAIAGMSFTSVIAANSLKNYYYRVAQGKSLSTDKFGQLIPDPKGILDLPKGWQYQVISYGGKSMEDGHIVPPAFDGMATFSGNNGEIILVRNHELSTNSSYGVKGLTEDKYDPISQGGTTTLILNKNLTVKQEFASLVGTNRNCAGGITPWNSWISCEEDTSISMIKNQDTANHIIKKHGYNFEVPSQGKMTKATPLLDMGRFRHEAIAVDPNTGYIYQTEDQNDSCFYRFRPHQTQNLQQGGILEALVIEGMPRIDTSKNYPINEPKPVRWIQLENVDPDEDTLRYDAQKKGAAVFKRGEGMCLAKGEIYFTCTSGGNAEKGQIFRYNPVEETISLFAESPGAEILDYPDNLIMSPFGDLIVCEDGLGEQFLIGVTLEGQYYKLARNAYNNSEFAGVCFSPDGKTLFVNIYSPGLTLAIWGDWEIA; encoded by the coding sequence ATGTCTATCTCTCGAAGAAATTTTCTTGCCATAGCAGGGATGAGTTTTACTAGCGTTATTGCTGCTAATTCTCTTAAGAATTATTATTATCGTGTTGCTCAGGGAAAATCTCTCAGCACCGATAAATTTGGTCAGTTAATCCCTGATCCTAAGGGTATCTTGGATCTCCCTAAAGGTTGGCAATATCAAGTTATTTCCTATGGAGGAAAATCGATGGAAGATGGACATATTGTTCCTCCTGCTTTCGATGGAATGGCAACATTTTCGGGTAACAACGGCGAGATAATTTTAGTGCGTAATCATGAATTAAGTACCAATTCATCCTATGGAGTTAAGGGGTTAACAGAAGATAAATATGACCCCATTTCTCAAGGGGGAACAACTACATTAATCCTCAATAAAAATTTGACTGTCAAACAAGAATTCGCTTCTTTAGTTGGAACAAATCGAAATTGCGCAGGGGGAATAACCCCTTGGAATTCTTGGATTAGTTGCGAAGAAGATACCTCTATTTCTATGATCAAGAATCAAGATACTGCTAATCATATAATCAAGAAACATGGTTATAACTTTGAAGTTCCTTCCCAGGGAAAAATGACAAAAGCGACTCCCTTACTTGACATGGGAAGATTTCGCCACGAAGCCATCGCAGTTGATCCAAACACTGGTTACATTTATCAAACAGAAGATCAAAATGACAGTTGTTTTTATCGTTTTCGTCCCCATCAAACCCAAAATTTACAACAAGGTGGCATTTTAGAAGCCTTAGTGATCGAAGGAATGCCAAGAATAGATACCAGTAAAAATTATCCCATTAATGAACCAAAACCAGTTAGATGGATACAACTTGAAAATGTTGATCCTGATGAAGATACATTACGCTACGATGCACAAAAAAAAGGGGCTGCTGTTTTTAAACGAGGGGAAGGTATGTGTTTAGCAAAGGGGGAAATTTATTTCACTTGTACCAGTGGAGGAAATGCAGAAAAAGGTCAAATTTTTCGCTATAATCCTGTTGAGGAAACTATCTCTTTATTTGCTGAATCTCCTGGTGCAGAAATCTTAGATTATCCTGATAATTTAATTATGTCTCCTTTTGGTGATTTAATTGTCTGTGAAGATGGTTTAGGAGAACAGTTTTTAATCGGTGTTACCCTTGAAGGTCAATACTATAAATTAGCTCGTAATGCTTATAATAATAGTGAATTCGCTGGTGTTTGTTTTTCTCCTGATGGCAAAACTCTGTTTGTTAATATTTATTCTCCCGGATTAACTTTAGCTATTTGGGGAGACTGGGAAATAGCTTAA
- the ftsH3 gene encoding ATP-dependent zinc metalloprotease FtsH3 has product MNKNNKKWRNAGLYALLLIVVLALASAFLDNNNTQSRENLTYSEFIERVESNKVDRVTLSSDRTQAKVPNPEGGAPLLVNLPNDPDLINILSQNGVDIAVQPQNDEGIWFRVLSSLALPILLLVGLFFLLRRAQSGPGSQAMNFGKSKARVQMEPQTQVTFGDVAGIEQAKLELTEVVDFLKNADRFTAIGAKIPKGVLLVGPPGTGKTLLARAVAGEAGVPFFSISGSEFVEMFVGVGASRVRDLFEQAKTNAPCIVFIDEIDAVGRQRGAGLGGGNDEREQTLNQLLTEMDGFEGNTGIIIIAATNRPDVLDAALLRPGRFDRQVVVDRPDYAGRQEILKVHARGKTLSKDVDLDKIARRTPGFTGADLSNLLNEAAILAARRNLTEISMDEVNDAIDRVLAGPEKKNRVMSEKRKTLVAYHEAGHALVGALMPDYDPVQKISIIPRGRAGGLTWFTPSEDRMESGLYSRSYLQNQMAVALGGRVAEEIIFGEEEVTTGASNDLQQVARVARQMVTRFGMSDRLGPVALGRQNGNVFLGRDIASDRDFSNETASTIDEEVRQLVDTAYKRAKDVLESNRHILDRLADMLVEKETVDSDELQEILSTNEVKMATLV; this is encoded by the coding sequence GTGAACAAAAATAACAAAAAATGGCGTAATGCTGGACTATACGCACTCTTATTGATTGTTGTATTAGCTTTAGCATCAGCCTTTCTAGATAACAACAACACTCAAAGTCGGGAAAATTTAACCTATAGCGAGTTTATTGAGCGTGTAGAGAGTAACAAAGTTGATCGAGTCACTTTAAGCTCCGATCGCACTCAAGCTAAAGTGCCTAACCCTGAAGGTGGCGCGCCGTTACTGGTTAATTTACCCAACGACCCCGATTTAATCAATATCTTGTCTCAAAACGGCGTTGATATTGCAGTTCAACCCCAAAATGACGAAGGAATTTGGTTCCGAGTCCTTAGTAGTTTAGCCCTGCCAATTCTTCTATTAGTCGGGTTATTCTTCTTGCTGCGACGGGCCCAAAGTGGACCCGGTTCCCAAGCCATGAACTTTGGTAAATCTAAGGCCAGAGTACAAATGGAACCCCAAACCCAAGTCACTTTTGGAGATGTGGCTGGCATCGAACAAGCCAAACTAGAACTAACTGAGGTGGTCGACTTCCTCAAAAACGCCGATCGCTTTACTGCCATCGGTGCCAAAATTCCCAAAGGGGTGCTATTAGTTGGCCCTCCTGGAACGGGTAAAACCCTATTAGCTCGTGCCGTTGCCGGAGAAGCGGGTGTTCCCTTCTTCAGCATTTCTGGTTCTGAGTTCGTCGAAATGTTCGTCGGTGTGGGTGCGTCCCGTGTCCGTGACCTGTTTGAACAGGCCAAAACTAACGCCCCTTGTATTGTCTTTATCGATGAGATCGATGCAGTAGGCCGTCAACGGGGTGCCGGTTTAGGCGGTGGTAACGACGAACGGGAACAAACCCTGAACCAACTTTTAACCGAAATGGATGGGTTTGAAGGTAATACCGGTATCATTATCATTGCTGCGACTAACCGTCCCGATGTCTTAGACGCTGCCTTATTGCGTCCTGGCCGTTTTGACCGTCAAGTTGTGGTTGATCGCCCCGACTATGCTGGCCGTCAAGAAATTCTCAAAGTTCATGCCCGTGGGAAGACCCTATCTAAAGACGTGGATCTCGATAAAATTGCCCGTCGGACTCCTGGGTTTACCGGTGCTGACCTCTCTAACTTGTTAAACGAGGCTGCTATTTTAGCTGCTCGTCGTAATTTAACAGAGATTTCTATGGATGAGGTTAACGATGCCATTGATCGTGTTTTAGCCGGTCCTGAGAAGAAAAATCGGGTTATGAGTGAGAAGCGTAAGACTTTAGTGGCTTATCACGAAGCTGGCCACGCTTTAGTGGGTGCGTTGATGCCTGACTACGATCCCGTGCAGAAAATCAGCATTATTCCCCGTGGTCGTGCCGGTGGTTTAACCTGGTTTACCCCTAGTGAAGACCGTATGGAGTCTGGGCTATATTCTCGCTCTTACCTCCAAAATCAAATGGCGGTCGCTTTGGGTGGTCGTGTGGCCGAAGAAATCATCTTCGGTGAGGAAGAAGTGACCACCGGTGCCTCTAATGACTTACAACAGGTGGCCAGAGTTGCCCGTCAAATGGTAACACGGTTCGGAATGAGCGATCGCTTAGGACCTGTGGCTTTAGGACGGCAAAATGGAAATGTCTTTTTAGGTCGGGATATTGCCTCTGATCGGGACTTTTCTAATGAAACCGCTTCTACTATTGATGAAGAGGTTCGTCAACTGGTTGATACTGCTTACAAACGAGCTAAAGATGTTTTAGAAAGTAACCGTCACATCTTAGATCGCTTAGCGGATATGTTAGTAGAAAAAGAAACCGTTGACTCTGATGAACTGCAAGAAATCTTAAGCACCAATGAGGTTAAAATGGCTACTTTAGTCTAA
- a CDS encoding DUF3288 family protein, translated as MVQDQKHPQEQRDRLIVNELLMADPDDHSLAELARLRIRYSNFPGARQLSQDLDLILEQWQLTEADLFEKTRQLHEKGKVYKRASGEEVQDWT; from the coding sequence ATGGTTCAAGATCAAAAACATCCCCAAGAACAACGCGATCGCCTGATTGTCAATGAGTTATTAATGGCTGATCCAGATGATCACAGTTTAGCAGAATTGGCTAGACTTCGTATTCGTTATAGTAATTTTCCTGGGGCCCGACAATTAAGCCAAGATTTAGATTTAATTTTAGAACAATGGCAATTAACCGAAGCAGACTTATTTGAAAAAACCCGTCAACTTCATGAAAAGGGAAAAGTGTATAAACGTGCTTCAGGTGAAGAAGTCCAAGATTGGACTTAA
- a CDS encoding WD40 repeat domain-containing protein → MKYQHRPKRRVTPFGLILTGLVLFGQGWMLPSQGQLIRQQREALSEQEIESVNLGIRLKQRFAGHTTPIRSLAFSPDGKTVISGGGTNEPFLKFWSIEHGDEVDTLRAQSSAILTLAVSPNGKTLVSSGEDADLHFWVWPDKDSKVSFFDHYSYVLDLVVTPDSQLVITGALDGLRVWTLDPPHFLYQLEDFGTPGYALAMHPNGFLVASGDDEGTVSFWNLRDKTVVSKFTAHSQTISGLAITPDQKTLITASHDSTIKIWDLASGNLLDTWRGHKGKIQSIALSPNGKLLASASLDGVRLWNVETGRLLRHFKDHADWVNVVAFSPDGQYLASGGFDKVVNLWEISPAFYQSLNLPRFSR, encoded by the coding sequence ATGAAGTATCAGCACAGACCCAAACGACGAGTCACACCCTTCGGACTAATTTTAACCGGTTTAGTTCTTTTCGGTCAGGGGTGGATGCTTCCTAGCCAAGGTCAGTTAATTCGTCAACAACGAGAGGCTTTATCTGAGCAGGAAATTGAGTCTGTTAACTTAGGTATCCGCTTAAAACAGCGTTTTGCCGGTCATACCACTCCCATTCGGTCGTTGGCTTTTAGTCCTGATGGGAAAACTGTCATCAGTGGTGGGGGAACTAATGAACCTTTCTTGAAATTTTGGTCGATCGAACATGGGGATGAAGTTGATACCCTACGGGCCCAGAGTTCAGCAATTTTAACCCTAGCAGTTTCCCCTAATGGTAAAACCCTAGTGAGTAGTGGAGAAGATGCGGATCTTCATTTCTGGGTTTGGCCTGATAAAGATAGTAAAGTTAGTTTTTTTGACCACTACAGCTATGTTTTAGATTTAGTAGTTACCCCTGACAGTCAATTGGTGATTACAGGGGCCTTAGATGGTCTTCGAGTATGGACATTAGATCCCCCTCATTTTCTTTATCAACTCGAAGATTTTGGTACCCCAGGTTATGCTTTGGCTATGCACCCCAATGGATTTTTGGTGGCCAGTGGGGATGATGAAGGAACGGTAAGCTTTTGGAATTTAAGAGATAAAACTGTTGTCTCGAAATTTACAGCCCATTCTCAAACCATTTCTGGTTTAGCCATTACCCCTGATCAAAAAACCCTGATTACTGCTAGTCATGATAGCACTATTAAAATTTGGGATCTTGCAAGTGGTAATTTATTAGATACTTGGAGAGGTCATAAGGGAAAAATTCAGTCCATTGCTCTGAGTCCTAATGGTAAATTGTTAGCCAGTGCCAGTCTTGATGGGGTAAGACTGTGGAATGTGGAAACAGGACGGTTATTACGACATTTTAAAGATCACGCAGATTGGGTCAATGTAGTTGCTTTTAGTCCCGATGGACAATATTTAGCCTCTGGTGGGTTTGATAAAGTGGTTAATCTTTGGGAAATTTCTCCTGCCTTTTACCAATCCTTAAATTTGCCCAGGTTTTCTAGATAG
- a CDS encoding chlorophyll a/b-binding protein, producing MSEPSTQPTETPNLEEPKFGFNDYAERLNGRAAMVGFLLILVIEYLTGQGLLSWLGLQ from the coding sequence ATGAGTGAACCTTCTACCCAACCAACAGAAACCCCCAACCTCGAAGAGCCTAAATTTGGCTTTAATGACTACGCCGAACGGTTGAATGGCCGTGCTGCTATGGTTGGCTTTTTATTAATCTTAGTGATTGAATACTTAACAGGCCAAGGTTTATTGTCCTGGTTAGGCCTACAGTAA
- a CDS encoding Bax inhibitor-1/YccA family protein, translating into MSNTSNFRNAIREAKGQSLIGPNVIANALPFVGGGLVLTAVGTYGGLGVIQSFPNLFFPTFFVAIVLELALFFVARNIAEKGNNTTALPLLALYSLLSGYTLSGLVYVALGTKGVGIQGIAIAALGCGITFVFARSVGSNLSDEDGMALTKTIGLGIIALLVVVFGQFIFALFGVYTPTWLEIAISGLGVLLFVGAAVVDFYILPRTYRDEQYLPAALSMYLTYINLFIFILRLLIAINSRD; encoded by the coding sequence ATGAGTAATACCAGTAATTTTCGTAATGCCATTCGGGAAGCCAAAGGTCAATCCCTGATTGGTCCTAATGTCATTGCCAATGCCTTACCCTTTGTAGGGGGTGGCTTAGTATTAACGGCAGTAGGAACCTACGGAGGGTTAGGGGTGATTCAATCCTTCCCTAATCTTTTTTTCCCGACTTTCTTTGTGGCTATCGTTTTAGAATTAGCACTGTTTTTTGTGGCTCGCAATATCGCTGAAAAAGGCAACAATACCACTGCTTTACCCTTATTGGCTTTGTATAGCCTCTTATCAGGATACACCCTGAGTGGTTTAGTCTATGTCGCTTTAGGAACCAAAGGAGTAGGGATTCAAGGAATTGCGATCGCTGCTTTAGGTTGTGGGATCACGTTCGTTTTTGCCCGTAGCGTCGGTTCTAATCTATCGGATGAAGATGGGATGGCTTTAACCAAAACCATTGGTTTAGGGATCATTGCCCTATTAGTGGTGGTGTTTGGTCAATTCATTTTTGCCTTATTCGGGGTTTATACTCCTACTTGGTTAGAAATCGCTATTTCTGGTCTAGGGGTTTTGTTATTTGTCGGCGCTGCCGTGGTTGATTTTTATATTCTTCCTCGTACTTATCGAGATGAACAATATCTTCCTGCTGCCCTTTCGATGTATTTAACCTACATCAATCTGTTTATTTTCATCTTACGCTTGCTCATTGCCATTAATAGCCGTGACTAA
- a CDS encoding RNA polymerase sigma factor SigF, producing the protein MTHYNQSTKKKYIDSMELLSAYARNPSLELRNQLVERNLGLVRQVAHRISRQCSEPYEDLEQIGYLGLIRAIERFDPQQGCAFSSFAIPYIRGEMLHYLRDKGSVMRIPRRWQELYNKAKKIRKQLTVSLKRPPSDWEIADALGVPLEEWNECQLALQNRLLVSLDATISHNVDCSISFGDTLPDQEYQAKQKLEEDRLQLQRALGQLEEKTKAAIECVFLHELPRKEAAKQIGISPMTVTRHLKKGIQQLGSLLEPQVA; encoded by the coding sequence ATGACCCACTATAATCAATCAACTAAGAAAAAATATATAGATAGCATGGAGCTTTTAAGTGCTTATGCTCGTAATCCTTCTTTGGAATTACGCAATCAATTAGTAGAACGTAATTTAGGGTTAGTGCGTCAAGTGGCTCATCGGATTAGTCGGCAATGTTCAGAACCCTACGAAGATTTAGAACAAATTGGTTATTTAGGGTTGATTCGTGCCATTGAACGCTTTGATCCTCAGCAGGGTTGCGCTTTTAGTTCCTTTGCTATCCCCTATATTCGGGGAGAAATGCTTCATTATCTTCGTGATAAAGGGAGTGTCATGAGAATTCCTAGACGTTGGCAAGAACTATACAATAAAGCGAAAAAAATACGCAAACAATTAACCGTTAGTCTCAAACGCCCCCCTAGTGATTGGGAAATTGCTGATGCTTTAGGGGTTCCCTTAGAGGAGTGGAATGAGTGTCAACTGGCTTTGCAAAACCGTCTTTTAGTGAGTTTAGATGCAACCATTAGTCATAATGTGGATTGTTCCATTAGTTTTGGAGATACTTTACCGGATCAAGAGTATCAAGCAAAACAAAAATTAGAAGAAGATCGTCTGCAATTACAACGGGCACTAGGTCAACTGGAAGAAAAAACCAAGGCGGCTATTGAATGTGTCTTTTTACATGAACTTCCTCGCAAGGAAGCAGCTAAACAAATCGGTATTAGTCCCATGACAGTCACACGCCATCTCAAAAAAGGGATTCAACAGTTGGGATCGCTGTTAGAACCCCAAGTGGCTTAA